In a genomic window of Anoplopoma fimbria isolate UVic2021 breed Golden Eagle Sablefish chromosome 6, Afim_UVic_2022, whole genome shotgun sequence:
- the fhip2a gene encoding protein FAM160B1 has product MFSKFTSILQHAVEALAPSLPLQEDFVYHWKAITHYYIETSDDKAPVTDTNIPSHLEQMLDILTQEERERESGETGPCMEYLLHHKILETLYTLGKADCPPGMRQQVLTFYTKLLAHIRQPLLPHINVHRPVQKLIRLCGEVLAAPTENEEIQFLCIVCSKLKQDPYLVDFFLENKSRRPETKSPRGTEVVKENVLAPDTGQSLAEEKADCPEEPQAAAAASTSSPTSNNNNSNNYNLVSSLLNLTKSPDGRIVVKACEGLMLLVSLPEPAAAKCLTENTELCELLTDRLVTFYKALPQSMDPLDIETVESVNWGLDVYNLKEDAAVFTGKRALISFLSWLDYCDQLIKEAQKSAAAVMAKAVRERFFVSVMEPQLMQTSEVGILTSTALLNRIIRQVTSEALMQEMIYFLLGEEREPETPATMAQNPLRHRLIEHCDHLSDEISIMTLRLFEQLIQKPNQHILHSLVLRSLEERNYLENKPQEEREPLENGQPHDAVDLEEDPLFGDDLSPDSRLSGSDWLSSSPPESPDHSKSDGKTEVHKIVNSFLCLVPDEAKSSYHVEGTGYDTYLRDAHRQFRDYCGVCLRWDWRGNPKPFEKCNLDSPFFEGHFLKVLFDRMGRILDQPYDVNLQVTAVLSKLSMFPHPHLHEYLLDPYINLAPGCRSLFSVIVRVVGDLMLRIQRIPDFTPKLLLVRKRLLGLEPEGINIDHMTLLEGVIVLEEFCKELAAIAFVKYHAAASSSP; this is encoded by the exons ATGTTCTCGAAATTCACGTCCATTCTCCAGCATGCTGTGGAAGCG cttgCCCCATCGCTGCCCTTGCAGGAGGACTTTGTCTATCACTGGAAGGctattacacattattacattGAGACTTCTG ATGACAAAGCTCCAGTTACAGACACCAACATCCCATCACACCTGGAACAGATGCTGGACATCTTGACCCAGGAGGAAAGGGAAAGGGAGTCTGGAGAGACAGGACCATGCATGGAGTATCTACTACACCACAAGATACTGGAGACTCTCTACACCTTGGGCAAGGCAGAT TGTCCTCCAGGGATGAGGCAGCAGGTGCTTACCTTCTACACAAAGCTGCTAGCACACATTCGTCAACCTCTCCTGCCACACATCAATGTCCACAGACCTGTACAG AAACTGATCCGTCTGTGTGGGGAGGTGCTGGCTGCGCCTACAGAAAATGAAGAGATTCAGTTCCTTTGTATAGTTTGTTCCAAACTGAAGCAGGACCCATATCTTGTCGACTTCTTCCTTGAG AACAAGTCTAGGAGACCTGAGACAAAGAGTCCCAGAGGAACAGAGGTGGTGAAGGAGAATGTGTTGGCTCCAGACACTGGTCAGTCTCTGGCTGAGGAAAAGGCTGACTGCCCAGAGGAGCCtcaggctgcagctgctgcctccacctctAGTCCAACCAGTAACAATAATAACAGCAACAACTACAATCTGGTCTCCTCACTGCTCAACCTCACAAAGAGCCCT GATGGCAGGATAGTAGTGAAAGCATGTGAGGGCCTGATGCTGCTGGTCAGTTTACCAGAGCCTGCAGCTGCCAAGTGTTTAACTGAAAACACTGAGCTCTGTGAGCTCCTGACTGACAGGCTGGTCACCTTCTATAAAGCCCTGCCACAGTCCATGGACCCATTGGACATTGAGACAGTGGAGTCGGTCAATTGGGG ccTGGATGTATATAACCTGAAGGAGGACGCTGCTGTTTTCACAGGGAAGAGGGCTCTCATCTCCTTCCTGTCCTGGCTAGATTACTGTGACCAGCTCATTAAGGAGGCTCAGAAG tcagcagctgcagtgatgGCAAAAGCAGTGAGAGAAAGATTCTTTGTGTCTGTTATGGAACCTCAGCTCATGCAGAC GTCCGAGGTGGGCATCCTGACCTCCACAGCCCTGCTGAACAGGATCATCAGGCAGGTGACATCAGAGGCTCTGATGCAGGAGATGATTTACTTCCTGctaggagaggagagagagccagagactCCAGCTACTATGGCCCAGAATCCACTCAGACACAGACTCATTGAGCACTGCGACCACCTGTCAGACGAG ATCAGCATCATGACACTGCGGCTATTTGAGCAGCTGATCCAGAAGCCCAACCAGCACATCCTCCACAGCTTGGTGCTGCGTAGCCTGGAGGAGAGGAACTACCTGGAGAACAAACCACAGGAGGAGCGTGAGCCTCTGGAGAACGGGCAGCCCCATGATGCCGT AGACCTTGAGGAGGATCCACTGTTTGGTGATGACCTCTCTCCAGACAGCAGGCTGTCTGGTTCTGATTGGCTCAGCTCCTCTCCACCAGAGAGCCCCGACCACTCAAAGTCTGACGGCAAGACGGAGGTCCACAAGATTGTCAACAG TTTCCTGTGTTTGGTGCCCGATGAGGCAAAGTCATCGTATCATGTTGAAGGCACAGGCTATGACACCTACCTCAGAGATGCACATAGACAG TTCAGGGACTATTGTGGGGTCTGCCTGCGGTGGGACTGGAGGGGAAATCCAAAGCCTTTTGAGAAGTGTAACTTGGACAGCCCATTCTTCGAGGGCCACTTCCTCAAGGTTCTCTTCGACAGGATGGGTCGCATCCTAGATCAG ccCTACGATGTCAATCTGCAGGTGACCGCTGTGCTGTCCAAGCTTTCTATGTTTCCACACCCACACTTGCACGAGTACCTGCTGGACCCTTATATCAACCTGGCCCCTGGCTGCAGGTCTCTGTTCTCTGTCATCGTCAGG GTGGTTGGAGATCTCATGTTGAGGATTCAGCGCATCCCAGACTTCACACCCAAACTGCTACTCGTGAGGAAGAGATTATTAGGTCTGGAGCCCGAGGGCATCAA TATCGACCACATGACTCTGCTAGAGGGGGTGATCGTGCTGGAGGAGTTCTGCAAAGAGCTGGCAGCCATTGCCTTCGTCAAATATCACGCAGCTGCCTCCTCCTCGCCGTAA